A genomic stretch from Oceanispirochaeta sp. includes:
- a CDS encoding TonB-dependent receptor yields the protein MKRHAGLLSGLLFLTLSLGAQNASEPPESDKIIITGERSTTDTASGQKTVIEKESWERMGARTVSEALQVSPGVTVSRSGTTLEPSTVSIRGSSGQQVLILVNGVPQNNGKGDTVNLNSFSLKDIERIEVIRGGNSAVYGEGAFGGVINIITKKEASPFPEGGVSLSAGSFQTYTGAAWLRGPLSPGGTLTGTLALEGRRTGGEFDYPLEEGSEVRTNSSGWAANARGGLSWNKGGMDSSVLSLETSLYSSSRGVPGIMEFLTPDAHLEESRVGGTLGWLLTPHSYRELTLDTEF from the coding sequence TCTCTGGTCTGCTGTTTCTGACTCTCTCCCTGGGGGCACAAAATGCTTCCGAGCCTCCCGAATCCGACAAGATTATTATTACCGGTGAACGGTCTACCACGGATACGGCCTCAGGGCAGAAAACGGTCATCGAAAAAGAGAGCTGGGAGAGGATGGGAGCCCGAACTGTCAGCGAAGCTCTGCAGGTCTCGCCGGGTGTGACTGTCAGCCGGTCTGGAACCACACTGGAACCTTCCACTGTCAGCATCCGGGGCAGCAGCGGCCAGCAGGTTCTGATCCTTGTCAACGGAGTCCCCCAGAACAACGGAAAAGGGGATACTGTCAATCTGAACTCCTTCTCACTCAAAGACATCGAACGCATCGAAGTGATCCGGGGAGGCAACAGCGCCGTATACGGGGAAGGAGCCTTCGGCGGGGTCATCAATATCATTACGAAAAAAGAAGCCTCCCCTTTTCCTGAAGGGGGAGTGTCCCTCTCTGCCGGTTCCTTTCAGACCTACACCGGGGCTGCCTGGCTGAGAGGTCCTCTTTCTCCCGGAGGAACCCTGACGGGAACCCTTGCCCTGGAGGGCCGCAGGACAGGCGGGGAATTTGATTACCCCCTGGAAGAAGGAAGTGAGGTCAGGACCAACAGCAGTGGCTGGGCCGCCAACGCCCGGGGTGGACTCTCCTGGAACAAGGGGGGCATGGATAGTTCAGTGTTGTCCCTGGAGACCAGTCTTTACAGCAGCAGCCGGGGAGTCCCGGGGATCATGGAGTTCCTCACTCCCGATGCCCATCTGGAAGAATCCCGAGTGGGAGGGACCCTGGGATGGCTCTTAACACCCCACTCCTATAGGGAACTGACTCTGGATACGGAGTTCAG